One region of Drosophila teissieri strain GT53w chromosome 2L, Prin_Dtei_1.1, whole genome shotgun sequence genomic DNA includes:
- the LOC122615646 gene encoding sodium- and chloride-dependent neutral and basic amino acid transporter B(0+)-like translates to MIYETSYDTGLKPFSPFLKRGKWEKPTDYLFACFGLALKLDIFVASYWFFFDMGIFAMMPYLVYMVIYLVPIMVIHSFMGQFSSSGFISAFRLSPFFKGMLKGGN, encoded by the exons ATGATATATGAAACGTCGTATGATACTGGGCTCAAGcccttttccccctttctGAAGCgaggaaagtgggaaaaaccAACGGACTATTTATTCGCGTGCTTTGGATTGGCCCTTAAACTGGATATATTTGTGGCCTCGTATTGGTTCTTCTTCGATATGGGCA TTTTTGCGATGATGCCGTACCTAGTTTACATGGTGATTTACTTGGTTCCAATTATGGTCATTCATTCCTTCATGGGTCAGTTCTCCAGCAGTGGGTTCATCTCCGCCTTCCGGCTGTCGCCGTTTTTTAAAGGTATGCTAAAAggtggaaattaa